The following proteins are co-located in the Egicoccus sp. AB-alg2 genome:
- a CDS encoding 2-isopropylmalate synthase, with translation MGRPTDIREAGAVVPDGVTIFDTTLRDGEQSPGISLDAREKVEIAEQLARLQVDVIEAGFSAASPGDFDAVKAVAEIVGNAPRAAQGPGGSEGETDRREPPVIAALARAIPGDIEAAAKSLAPAKRHRIHTFLSTSDIHRKYMLQASEDEILQQTIKAVELARTFTDDVEFSPQDATRTDFAFLVDIVAAAVEAGATTVNIPDTVGYALPHDFGGWIAELHRRIPDIGAKGVVISVHCHNDLGLAVANSLEAVRNGARQIEVAVNGIGERAGNCSLEEVVMAIRTRADLLGVDHGLYTPELTRTSKLVSSLTGYGVQKNKAVVGANAFAHESGIHQHGVLADRLTYEIMKSEDVGADGSQIVLGKHSGRHAFFKAVEDLGFELDDADAQNAFRRFKDLADRKGIVSSEDVAAIIIDETHVRADDDYELVSLAVTGGTDVQPTAEVSVRLVGADVAAETGHDAGATVTAKAGGDGMVDAACGAIRRAVGRDGVALVSFQVAAVTGGIDALGEVTVTVEVEDGQRFTGRGVSTDIVEASARAYVDALNRSRRLVHRSSEFRP, from the coding sequence ATGGGTCGCCCCACCGACATCCGTGAAGCAGGCGCCGTCGTCCCCGACGGCGTGACCATCTTCGACACGACCCTGCGCGACGGCGAGCAGTCGCCCGGCATCTCCCTCGACGCCCGCGAGAAGGTCGAGATCGCCGAGCAACTCGCCCGGCTGCAGGTCGACGTCATCGAGGCCGGCTTCTCCGCCGCCTCACCCGGTGACTTCGACGCGGTCAAGGCCGTCGCCGAGATCGTCGGCAACGCCCCGCGCGCCGCGCAGGGGCCCGGCGGCTCCGAGGGCGAGACCGACCGGCGTGAACCGCCGGTGATCGCCGCGCTGGCCCGCGCCATACCCGGTGACATCGAAGCCGCCGCCAAGTCGCTGGCGCCCGCCAAGCGCCACCGGATCCACACCTTCCTGTCGACCTCCGACATCCACCGCAAGTACATGCTGCAGGCGTCCGAGGACGAGATCCTGCAGCAGACCATCAAGGCGGTGGAGCTCGCGCGCACGTTCACCGACGACGTGGAGTTCAGCCCCCAGGACGCGACGCGCACCGACTTCGCGTTCCTGGTCGACATCGTCGCCGCGGCCGTCGAGGCCGGCGCGACGACGGTCAACATCCCGGACACGGTCGGCTACGCGCTGCCGCACGACTTCGGTGGCTGGATCGCCGAGCTGCACCGCCGCATCCCCGACATCGGGGCCAAGGGCGTCGTCATCTCCGTGCACTGCCACAACGACCTCGGCCTGGCCGTGGCCAACTCCCTGGAGGCCGTGCGCAACGGTGCCCGCCAGATCGAGGTGGCCGTCAACGGGATCGGGGAGCGCGCGGGCAACTGCTCGCTCGAAGAGGTCGTGATGGCCATCCGCACGCGGGCGGACCTGCTGGGCGTCGACCACGGCCTCTACACGCCGGAGTTGACGCGCACCTCGAAGCTGGTGTCCAGCCTGACCGGCTACGGCGTGCAGAAGAACAAGGCGGTCGTCGGGGCGAACGCCTTCGCCCACGAGTCGGGCATCCACCAGCACGGTGTGCTGGCCGACCGGCTGACCTACGAGATCATGAAGAGCGAAGACGTCGGCGCGGACGGCTCGCAGATCGTGCTCGGCAAGCACTCCGGCCGGCACGCCTTCTTCAAGGCCGTCGAGGACCTCGGTTTCGAGCTCGACGACGCCGACGCACAGAACGCCTTCCGGCGCTTCAAGGACCTGGCGGATCGCAAGGGAATCGTCAGCTCCGAGGACGTCGCCGCGATCATCATCGACGAGACACACGTCCGGGCCGATGATGACTACGAACTCGTCTCCCTCGCCGTCACCGGCGGGACCGACGTCCAGCCCACGGCCGAGGTCTCGGTCCGGCTGGTCGGCGCCGACGTCGCGGCCGAGACCGGCCACGACGCCGGCGCGACGGTCACCGCGAAGGCGGGCGGGGACGGCATGGTCGACGCAGCCTGCGGCGCGATCCGCCGCGCGGTCGGCCGGGACGGGGTCGCCCTGGTCTCGTTCCAGGTGGCGGCCGTCACCGGGGGCATCGACGCCCTCGGTGAGGTCACCGTCACGGTGGAAGTGGAGGACGGGCAGCGCTTCACCGGGCGCGGCGTCTCCACCGACATCGTCGAGGCGAGCGCGCGTGCCTACGTGGACGCGCTCAACCGCTCGCGTCGACTCGTCCACCGCAGCTCGGAGTTCCGGCCGTGA